The Sesamum indicum cultivar Zhongzhi No. 13 linkage group LG6, S_indicum_v1.0, whole genome shotgun sequence genome has a segment encoding these proteins:
- the LOC105165686 gene encoding alcohol dehydrogenase class-3 has product MATEGQVITCKAAGAWDPNKPLVIEDVQVAPPQAGEVRVKILFTALCHTDAYTWSGKDPEGLFPCILGHEAAGIVESVGEGVTEVQPGDHVIPCYQAECKECKFCKSGKTNLCGKVRLATGVGVMLNDRKSRFSINGKPIYHFMGTSTFSQYTVVHDVSVAKVDPLAPLDKVCLLGCGVPTGLGAVWNTAKVEPGSIVAIFGLGTVGLAVAEGAKAAGASRIIGIDIDSNKFDIAKNFGVTEFINPKDHEKPIQQVIVDLTDGGVDYSFECIGNVSVMRAALECCHKGWGTSVIVGVAASGQEISTRPFQLVTGRVWKGTAFGGFKSRSQVPWLVEKYMKKEIKVDEYITHNLTLADINKAFDLMHDGVCLRVVLNMHV; this is encoded by the exons ATGGCTACTGAAGGTCAAGTTATTACTTGCAAAG CGGCGGGGGCCTGGGACCCCAACAAGCCGCTGGTTATCGAAGATGTGCAGGTGGCGCCACCGCAGGCCGGCGAAGTTAGAGTCAAGATTCTGTTTACTGCTCTCTGCCATACCGATGCTTATACCTGGAGCGGCAAG GATCCTGAAGGTCTCTTCCCATGTATCCTTGGACATGAGGCCGCTGG AATAGTTGAAAGTGTTGGAGAAGGTGTGACTGAAGTTCAACCAGGAGACCATGTTATCCCTTGCTACCAGGCAGAGTGCAAGGAATGCAAGTTCTGCAAATCTGGAAAGACTAATCTCTGTGGAAAAGTAAGGTTAGCTACTGGAGTTGGAGTTATGTTGAACGATCGCAAAAGCCGTTTTTCAATCAATGGGAAACCTATCTATCATTTCATGGGAACATCAACATTTAGTCAGTACACTGTTGTACATGATGTTAGTGTTGCCAAGGTTGATCCTCTAGCACCTCTGGACAAAGTTTGTCTGCTCGGCTGTGGTGTTCCAACAG GTCTTGGTGCTGTTTGGAACACGGCAAAAGTAGAACCAGGTTCCATTGTTGCTATCTTTGGCCTAGGCACTGTTGGACTTGCT GTGGCAGAGGGTGCAAAAGCTGCTGGTGCTTCCCGAATAATTGGAATAGATATTGACAGCAACAAGTTTGATATAG CAAAGAATTTTGGTGTGACTGAATTTATCAACCCAAAAGATCATGAGAAACCGATACAGCAGGTCATAGTGGATTTAACTGATGGTGGTGTCGATTATAGTTTTGAGTGTATTGGAAATGTTTCGGTAATGAGGGCTGCTTTGGAATGCTGCCACAAG GGATGGGGCACATCAGTTATTGTGGGTGTTGCGGCCTCCGGACAAGAGATCTCCACTCGCCCATTCCAGCTTGTGACAGGTCGTGTATGGAAGGGTACAGCATTTGGTGGCTTCAAGAGCCGTTCACAAGTACCTTGGCTTGTAGAGAAGTATATGAAGAAA GAAATCAAGGTTGATGAGTACATCACACATAATCTGACTCTTGCGGACATAAACAAAGCATTTGATCTGATGCACGATGGTGTCTGCCTCCGTGTGGTGCTGAACATGCACGTGTAA
- the LOC105165687 gene encoding tobamovirus multiplication protein 2B isoform X1 produces the protein MAAPSGGGRRKESAKAIVADQISQSVQSTSNLLHLMLQSSPSHAQLMKLPRNLLAKTSTIKNTEMVLEQLPQVISSLDAHTERGLQSVPHLNTVVQLLSNMQNCQIKSLSRGQLAQEVVRILPFFALCGFLPLVKC, from the exons ATGGCAGCGCCAAGCGGCGGTGGGAGGAGGAAAGAATCGGCCAAAGCAATAGTGGCGGATCAGATTTCGCAATCGGTGCAGTCCACCTCAAATCTCCTTCACCTCATGCTCCAGTCATCTCCCTCCCAT GCCCAACTAATGAAGCTTCCAAGAAACCTTCTGGCAAAGACTTCCACAATAAAGAATACAGAGATG GTCTTGGAGCAGTTGCCTCAAGTAATTTCATCACTGGATGCACATACGGAAAGAGGACTGCAGAG TGTGCCTCATTTGAATACTGTGGTCCAGTTGCTTTCTAATATGCAAAACTGCCAGATTAAGTCTTTGTCCAGAGGGCAGCTTGCTCAAGAGGTAGTTAGGATTCTTCCTTTCTTCGCCCTTTGTGGTTTTCTTCCCCTTGTCAAATGCTAA
- the LOC105165687 gene encoding uncharacterized protein LOC105165687 isoform X2 — MAAPSGGGRRKESAKAIVADQISQSVQSTSNLLHLMLQSSPSHASPTNEASKKPSGKDFHNKEYRDGLGAVASSNFITGCTYGKRTAECASFEYCGPVAF; from the exons ATGGCAGCGCCAAGCGGCGGTGGGAGGAGGAAAGAATCGGCCAAAGCAATAGTGGCGGATCAGATTTCGCAATCGGTGCAGTCCACCTCAAATCTCCTTCACCTCATGCTCCAGTCATCTCCCTCCCATGcga GCCCAACTAATGAAGCTTCCAAGAAACCTTCTGGCAAAGACTTCCACAATAAAGAATACAGAGATG GTCTTGGAGCAGTTGCCTCAAGTAATTTCATCACTGGATGCACATACGGAAAGAGGACTGCAGAG TGTGCCTCATTTGAATACTGTGGTCCAGTTGCTTTCTAA
- the LOC105165688 gene encoding WD repeat-containing protein 26, producing the protein MENMETRVGPKGLIKKHELVRIIIQCLYSLGYSKSAACLESESCITCKSPELESLESQILKANWDDCIKSLDKINCLTNETRASALFLVLKQCLLECLDSGDISLALDILQKQLSALKIGKEKVHKLSYELLSLKGLGLGFIDYDAVHELRKRLLSDLEKVLPPPITLPEGRLEHLVEMAVCAQVDSCIYHSSSDMISLYRDHHCDRDHFPTETIQILTNHQNEVWFVQFSNNGEYLASSSSDCTAIIWKVQDDNKVTIQNVLLSHKNPVSFVAWSPDDTMLLTCGNMEVLKLWDVETGTCKHTFNNDGFIVSSCAWFPDSKRLVCGSSDPKKGIYMWDCEGNEIKAWKGMRMPKVLDLAVTPDGENLISIFSDKEIRILNVTTSAERVISEEHSITSLSVSGDSNFLIVNLNSQEIHMWDIAGKWLKPLKYNGHRQQKYVIRSCFGGLNSMFIASGSEDSKVYIWNRRSSNPIEILSGHLMTVNCVSWNPRRPEMLASASDDNTIRIWGPSHSK; encoded by the exons ATGGAGAATATGGAAACTAGGGTTGGCCCAAAGGGCCTGATTAAGAAGCACGAGTTGGTACGAATCATCATTCAATGTTTATATTCACTAGGCTACAGTAAGTCTGCCGCCTGTTTGGAATCAGAGTCTTGCATTACATGTAAATCCCCAGAACTTGAATCACTTGAATCGCAAATTCTAAAAGCAAATTGGGATGATTGTATCAAGAGTCTTGATAAGATTAACTGCTTGACTAATGAGACAAGAGCTTCAGCATTATTCCTTGTTCTCAAGCAGTGCTTGTTGGAATGTTTGGATTCTGGCGACATCTCTCTGGCATTGGACATACTACAAAAGCAGCTTTCAGCTTTGAAGATTGGCAAAGAAAAGGTTCACAAGCTTTCCTATGAATTGCTTTCATTGAAGGGTCTGGGCTTGGGTTTTATTGATTATGATGCAGTTCACGAGTTGCGGAAAAGATTGCTTTCGGACTTGGAAAAAGTTTTACCACCACCAATTACATTGCCCGAGGGAAGGCTGGAACATTTGGTTGAAATGGCTGTATGCGCGCAGGTTGATAGCTGTATATACCACAGTTCGTCTGATATGATATCGCTGTATAGGGACCACCACTGTGATCGAGATCACTTTCCAACAGAGACCATTCAG ATATTGACTAATCATCAGAATGAAGTATGGTTTGTTCAGTTCTCCAACAATGGGGAATATTTGGCTTCGTCATCAAGTGATTGCACAGCTATTATATGGAAG GTGCAGGATGATAATAAAGTAACCATACAAAATGTGTTACTTAGCCACAAAAATCCTGTCTCTTTTGTGGCATGGAGTCCAGACGACACTATGCTACTCACTTGTGGAAATATGGAAGTTCTTAAACTGTGGGATGTTGAGACAGGCACATGCAAGCACACATTCAACAATGATGGTTTCATTGTTAGTTCTTGTGCTTGGTTTCCTGATTCTAAGCGTCTCGTCTGTGGCAGCTCCGATCCTAAGAAGGGCATTTATATGTGGGACTGTGAAGGTAATGAGATTAAGGCATGGAAAGGGATGCGCATGCCTAAGGTTCTGGATCTTGCTGTGACACCAGATGGAGAAAATCTCATCAGTATATTTTCCGACAAAGAGATAAGGATACTGAACGTGACAACCAGCGCTGAGCGTGTCATTTCTGAGGAGCATTCTATTACCTCTCTTTCAGTATCAGGAGACAGTAATTTCCTAATTGTCAACCTCAACAGCCAAGAAATTCACATGTGGGACATTGCCGGAAAATGGTTGAAACCACTTAAATACAATGGCCACAGGCAACAGAAATATGTCATACGATCCTGCTTTGGCGGTTTGAACAGCATGTTCATTGCCAGTGGCAGTGAAGATTCCAAG GTGTACATATGGAACCGTCGAAGTTCTAATCCAATTGAGATCTTGTCTGGTCACTTGATGACTGTAAATTGTGTTAGCTGGAACCCGAGACGGCCCGAGATGTTAGCTTCAGCAAGTGACGACAACACTATACGTATATGGGGACCAAGTCATTCTAAGTAG